The Anabrus simplex isolate iqAnaSimp1 chromosome 1, ASM4041472v1, whole genome shotgun sequence genome window below encodes:
- the LOC136872161 gene encoding small ribosomal subunit protein eS10, which translates to MLMPKKNRVAIYEYLFKEGVMVAKKDFHAPKHPDLQTIPNLQVIKAMQSLKSRGYVSEQFAWRHFYWYLTNEGIAYIRNYLHLPAEIVPSTLKRQVRQETARPRPSAPRSEAARPAEDRAAYRRAPGAVSAGPDKKADVGAGTAEMEFRGGFGRGRGAPQ; encoded by the exons ATGTTGATGCCAAAGAAGAACCGTGTTGCTATATACGAATACCTTTTCAAGGAGGGTGTTATGGTAGCTAAAAAGGACTTTCATGCTCCCAAACATCCAGACTTGCAGACTATTCCTAACCTACAAGTTATTAAAGCCATGCAG TCTCTAAAATCTCGAGGTTATGTGTCGGAGCAGTTCGCATGGAGGCATTTCTATTGGTACCTTACCAACGAAGGTATTGCATACATCAGAAACTACTTGCATCTTCCTGCCGAG ATTGTACCATCAACGCTTAAGCGGCAGGTCAGACAAGAGACTGCACGTCCTCGACCTAGTGCACCTAGATCAGAGGCTGCCAGGCCAGCTGAAGATCGTGCAGCGTACAGACGTGCTCCTGGAGCAGTTAGTGCTGGTCCCGATAAGAAAGCCGATGTGGGTGCAGGAACAGCTGAAATGGAATTC CGTGGAGGTTTTGGCAGAGGACGAGGTGCACCTCAGTAA